Genomic DNA from Nonomuraea rubra:
GGGTGAAGCCGGTGCAAATGGGGCAAGGCTGTGCCTGGCAGTAGCAGTACCCAGGGAGGTACATGATGGCGATCAATGTGATCGTGGGTTTTGACGGGTCTCCAGCGGCCGCCGCGGCGATCGATGTCGGTGCCGCGCTGTTCCCGCAGGCACGTGTGTGGATCACCCATCTGTGGACCCCGCCGTTCGCCAGCGAGAGCCTGCGGCGGCGGCTGTGGACGGGCGCCGCCGAGCTCAACGCCTTCATCGCGGCAATCGAGCGCGAGGGGGAAGCCGAGGCACGCAGGCTCGCCGATCGGGGAGTCAGGCTCGCGCGCACCGCCGGCTGGAACGCTGAGCCCCTGGTGCGCCGCGCCTACGGCGGCGAAGGCCTGTATTTCGCCCAGCTGGCGCAGGAACTGGACGCCGACCTGGTTCTCGTCGGATCGCGTGGCCTCGGTGGCGCCCAAGCGGTCCTGGGCAGCGTTTCGGACATGGTGGTGCACTACACGCCCCGCCCCGTCCTCGTCGTGCCGCATCCCTTGCTGTCCGCTGAGCAGGCGGCGCTGGAGAGCGGGCCGGCGCTCATCGGCTGGGACGGATCACCCGGCGCAGAAGCCGCCCTCGCGGCGACGCAGGAGCTGTTCCCGGGACGGGACCTGACGATCGTCTGCGTGGACGGCGCTGACATCCCCTCGCCCTCGGGCAGCCTGCCGCAGAGCGGCGGCATCACCCTGGACCGGCTGGACGTCGCCGGCGGCTCCGGCACGCCTGGACGCGCTGTGGCCGAGGCGCTCAGCGCGTGCGGCCGCAGCCGGGACGCGTCCGTCCTGGTCGTCGGGTCACGGGGGCGTTCAGCGGCACGCGAGATCCTCATGGGCAGCGTCGCGATGGCCACCTTGCACCACGCCCACCGGCCGGTCATGGTCGTGCCCCGGCCCGACCAAGAACGCGAGTGAGCTTCGGTCCCACGTGAGGAGAGGCCGCGGCAGGCTCGGCGTTCCGGGCCGCTGATGCTCCTTCATCACTGCAGAATCGCTCGCCCGCGTCGTGTTCAGGGCGCCGGTGGCACCGCCAGGCGCCCTGTCGCCTACGGTCGCTGGGCCGCGTGCCTCAGCAGGGTCACGAGATGCACGGCGGCCGCGATGGCCGTGAGGGCGATGGCCACGATCACCACCGTACGGACGATGAGCGCCCAGTCGACGGTGGGGTCGTCGAAGGCGAACGGGAAGATCCGCAGGATCTGGGCCAGAGCCGTGAGGCTGATCAGCGTGGTCGCCAGGTCCCCTGCCGACCTCATCCAGCGCGGGTCGTGGGCCAGGAAGATCGTGCTGGCGATGAGTGCCGCGATCAGCGAGAGGTTGACCAGCGGCAGCACCCGCAGGGTATCGGGGGAGAGGAGGGGCACGGCTTGCCAGCCGGGGTGGGCGTTGATGGCGTACAGCAGGGTCCCGTCGATGACAGCGGCGATGGTGTAGCCGGTGCGGCGAGCGACGGCCGGACGGCGTGCCGGCGCGTGGATCTCCATCCTGAACCTCCAATGGCCTTCAGGAGGTCGGTCCTAAGGGGCCGAAAGGCCCTTCCACGGATTCTTCCGCGATGTGTGCTTCCGGCCCTCCGGAAAAGGACCAACGTCCCTGTTGGCTGCACCTGAGTTCGCGAACAGTAGGGCGCGGACACATTCGAGCGATCATCCGCCTGCCGGAAGACCGCGGCGAGCACGGAGGACATGACGGTGATGCCTTTGTCTGGGCTGACGTCGGCGGAGGCGGCCTTGCGGCTCGCACGCGACGGCGCCAGCCTGCTCCCGCAGAAGCCGCCCGTGCCCTTGTGGCGCCGCATGCTTCCTGGTCTACGGCCTGTCCGGCGGCGCCGCCGAGATCGCCGTGATGCTCCTCGGCCCGTTCGCCGGACTCCCGCTCCCCCTGCTCCCCGCCCAGATCCTGTGGATCAACCTGCTCACCCACGGACTGCCCGGCGTAGCCCTCGGCGGCGAGCCCACCGTCCCAGGAGCCATGACCGACCCACCCCGGCCACCCAGCCAGAGCACCCTCGGCGCGGGCCTGTGGCAACGCGTCATCCGCATCGCCGTCATCCTCACCACCGTCACCCTCGGCATCGCCATCTGGGCCGCAGCCACCGGACGCCCCTGGCAGAGCATGGCCTTCTTCGCCCTCGGCGCCACCCAGCTCGGCGTCGCCCTCGGCTCCCGCACCCGCCCAGGAACCCTGGCCAACCCCATGCTGCTGCTCGCCGTCGCCGGCGCGTTCATCCTGCAACTAGCAGCCCTGTACCTACCCCCACTGCGCCAACTCCTCAGCACCCAGCCACTGAACGCCGGCGACCTGCTGATCGTCACCGCGCTGTCCGTACTCGGCTACGCCGCCGCACGCCTCGACCGGATCCTGCACCCCACCCCCCGCCCACAAGAACCTCAGCCCGCAATCACCGAGGGCGATCAGCAGCCGTCACGGGCCTTTCGTCCCTAACCAGCCGGACACGACCACGGGCACGCTACAGACATGAAACTCGACTCGGCCGGTCTGCAGGTACTCACCCACGAGGAGTGCATGCGCCTGCTGCCATCACGCCCGATCGGGCGCATCGTCTTCACCGACCGCGCACTGCCGGCCGTGCAGCCGGTCAACTTCTGCCTGGACGAGCAGGACATCGTCATCCGTACGGCGGCCGGCTCCAAGCTGGCCGCCGCCACCCGCCACGCGGTCGTGGCCTTCGAGGTCGACGACTTCGACCCCGAGGCGCGCAGCGGCTGGTCGGTCACCGTCGTAGGGTATGCCCGCGTCGCCGACGACCCGGCAGAGCTCGCCCGGCTGGAAAGCCTGCCGCTGACGCCGTGGGCCCGAGGCCGTGACCACTTCATCGTCATCACCGCGGTGGAGGCCACCGGCCGGCGCATCCAGCAGCCCACCTGACTCCATGGAGCTGCCAGATCAGCGAAGCTCGGCCTCTGGACCAGCCGCTCGTACTGGCCTGGGACGGGTCGCCCGGGATGGCGGCCATGTGGGCCAGCACGTCGGCGTGCTCTCCGGGGCCGGACGACAGCGGGCCCTGGACGTCGTGCCCGGTCATCCGGAGCAGCTTGGCGTCCATTCCGAGGCCCGCCGGATGCCCTACGTACCCGAGCATATGCCCGGCGCCTTCCCCTACCTGCCCGGCTACAGCAGGTGCCTGGGCAAGGCAGGCAGTGGAAGGGACACGTCGGCGAGAAGCCACGCGGGGATCCCAGGTCCCTGGTCGCTGACCTCGCAGCACAGGACGCCGTTCCCGCACCACAGGCTCAGCCTGCCTGCTCCCCCGCCGTGCACCACGGCGTTGACCACGCCTTCGTCGACCGCCAGGAGGAAGTCGTCGAGGCGAGCCCCGTCCAGTCCCCGTTCCCGCGCCGCGTGCGCTTCAGGCAGCTCTCCTCGAAGTGCGTCCTGCCCGTCCAGTACCGCACCGGTCACCACCGGGCCGGCTCGATGCCGACCTTTTCGGCGACGGCGCAGGCGGTGTCCGCGTGGCCGCCGGTCACCATGATCACCTGGATGCCGCCGGCTCGGGCGCGGCAGTGCCGGAGGTCTACGAAGAGCGAGGACGTTCGTCCCACGCACGGATGCCCTAAGGCCGATGTGATCGAGCAACCGGTGCACGAGGGTGGAAGGAGAGCTTCGACGAAGACGAAGGGGGAACGATGATCGCGACGGATGCGTGGCGGGGGTTTCGTGGCGTGGACTGGAGATCCGGCGTGGACGTGCGGGCATTCATCCAGGCGAACTACACCCCGTACCAGGGCGACGACCGGTTCCTGACAGGGCCGACGGAGCGCACCCGCGCGGTGTGGGAGAAGGTCTCGGCGCTGTTCCCCGAGGAGCGGCGGCGGGGGATCCTCGACGCCGACACCACGACCCCGTCGTCGATCACCGCGCACGCGCCCGGCTACATCGACCGGGACCGTGAGCTGATCGTGGGCCTGCAGACGGACGCGCCGCTGAAGCGGGCCATCATGCCGGCGGGCGGGCTGCGCATGGTGGAGAACGGCCTGGCCGCCTACGGCCACAAGCTCGACCCGGCGGTGAAGGACATCTTCACCAAGTACCGCAAGACCCACAACGACGGCGTGTTCGACGCCTATACCCCCGAGATCCTGGCCGCCCGCCGTTCCGGCGTCATCACCGGCCTGCCGGACGCCTACGGCCGCGGCCGCATCATCGGCGACTACCGCCGCGTCGCCCTCTACGGCGTCGACCGGCTCATCGAGGCCAAGCAGGCCGAGCTGCGCTCCCTGGACGACGCCGACGCCACCGACGCCGTGATCCGCGACCGGGAAGAGCTGGCCGAGCAGCTGCGCGCGCTGGAGGAGCTGAAGGTGATGGCCGCCTCCTACGGCCACGACCTCTCCCGACCGGCCGCGACCGCGCATGAGGCGGTCCAGTGGCTGTACTTCGCCTACCTGGCCGCGATCAAGGAGCAGAACGGCGCCGCCATGTCCCTGGGCCGCACCTCCACCTTCCTCGACGTCTACCTGCAACGCGATCTCACCGAAGGCCACATCACGGAAGAGCGGGCGCAGGAGCTCGTCGACGACTTCGTCATCAAGCTGCGCATCGTCCGCTTCCTGCGCACCCCGGAGTACGACCAGCTCTTCTCCGGCGACCCCACCTGGGTGACCGAGTCGATCGGCGGCCTCGGGGAGGACGGCCGCCCGCTGGTCACCCGCACCAGCTACCGCTATCTGCAGACGCTGCGCAACCTCGGCCCGGCGCCGGAGCCGAACCTGACCGTCTTCTGGTCGCCGCGCCTGCCGGAGCCGTTCAAGCGCTTCTGCGCGGCCCTGTCGATCGAGACCAGCGCCATCCAGTACGAGAGCGACGAGCTGATGCGCCCGCGCACCGGCGACGACACCGCCATCGCCTGCTGCGTGTCGGCCGCCCCGGTCGGCAGGCAGATGCAGTTCTTCGGCGCCCGCGTCAACCTGGCCAAGACCCTTCTGTACGCCATCAACGGCGGCCACGACGAGATCACCGGCGCCCAGGTCGGGCCCGCCCACCCACCTCTGACCGGCGACGTGCTCGACTACGAGCAGGTCGCCAAGGCGCTGGACCGGATGATGGACTGGCTGGCCCGCACCTACGTCAACGCGCTCAACATCATCCACTACATGCACGACAAGTACGCCTACGAGCGCCTGGAGATGGCCCTGCACGACTACCCCGTCAAACGCACCCTGGCTTGCGGCATCGCAGGTCTGTCCGTCGCCGCCGACAGCCTCTCGGCCATCAAGCACGCCCGCGTCAAGGTCATCCGCGACGCCACCGGCCTCGCCGTCGACTACCACGTCGAAGGCGACTACCCGGCCTACGGCAACAACGACGACCGCGCCGACGCCATCGCCGTCGACCTCGTCCGCTCCTTCATGACCAAGATCCGCGAGCACCGCACCTACCGCGGCGCCGAGCACACCCAGTCCGTGCTCACCATCACCTCCAACGTCGTCTACGGCAAGCACACCGGCAACACCCCCGACGGCCGCCGTGCCGGCGAGCCGTTCGCCCCCGGCGCCAACCCGAGCAACGGCCGCGACCGTCACGGCCTGATCGCCTCCGCCCTGTCGGTCGCCAAGCTCCCCTACGAGCAGGCCCTCGACGGCATCAGCCTGACCAGCACCGCCACCCCGGACGGGCTCGGCCGAACCCCGGGGGAGCGCGTCGCGAACCTGGTCGGCGTGCTGGACGGCTACTTCGACGCCGGTGGCTTCCACATGAACGTCAACGTGCTCACCCGCGCGGTGCTGCTGGACGCCATGGAGCACCCCCACCGTTACCCGCAGCTCACCGTCCGCGTCTCCGGCTACGCGGTCAACTTCGTCCGTCTCACCCCCGACCAGCAGCGCGACGTCGTCAACCGCACCTTCCACGGCTCGATGTGAGCGTACCGAGATGAACGGTTCGGTCAGCTCCTGGGACCTGTCGGTCGGCGTGGACGGCCCCGGCACCCGCTTCGTCGTCTTCACCGCCGGCTGCCCGTTGCGCTGCCTGTACTGCCAGAACCCCGAGACCTGGCGGATGCGCGACGGCCGCCAGGTCACCGCCGAGGAAGTCATGGCGGAAATCGGGAAATACCGGCGCTTCATCTCCGTCGCCGGCGGCGGGGTGACCATCAGCGGCGGTGAACCGCTACTGCAGCCTCGCTTCACCGCCGAGCTGCTGCGCCGCTGCCATGGCAGCGGTCTGCACACCGCCCTGGACACCTCGGGCCTGCTCGGCATCCGCGCCACCGACGCCATGCTCGCCGACACCGACCTGGTCCTGCTCGACATCAAGTCCTACGACCCGGCCACCTACCGCCGCCTCACCGGCGGACCGGTCGAACCCACCCTGCGCTTCGCCCGCCGCCTCGCCGACCTGGGCCGGCCCACCTGGGTGCGGTTCGTGCTGGTACCCGGACTCACCGACGCCCCCGACAACGTGGATGCCCTGGCCCGCTTCGTCGCCGGCCTGGGCAATGTCGAACGGGTCGACGTCCTGCCCTTCCACCGCATGGCCACCGCCAAGTACGAGCGCCTCGGCCTGCGCTTCCCCCTTGGTGACGTCGCACCGCCCGGCCAGGAGCTGCTCGACCGCGTGCACGGCCAGTTCCGAGGCCACGGCGTGACCTCGATCTGAGACATCACGCTCGAGGAGCCACGAGCTCCAGCTTGCCATCTTGCGGCGGCTTCCTCCTCAAGTCGCCCATCAGGCCTCCACGACGGCGGCCTCGGCTACGACCGCGTGGTTGCAGAGCATCTCCTCCCCGTCATGGCGACCACGTGGCCTCGTGAGCGCAGCGCGCGGGCGATGCGCAGCTTGTCCTCGGGGGCCACGCGTGCGACCACGACGCCGTCGCGGTCCAGGAGCTCGCCCAGGGCCGCGTCGTCCGTCGGCAGGTCGGCGCCGGTGACGACGAGTTCCTCCTCGCCGAGCAGGCCGACCTCGGCGGCGATGGCGCGGGCCGTGCGCGGGTGGTCGCCGGTGACCATGGCCAGCTTGATGCCGGCGATGCGGCACTTCCAGATCGCCTCGGCGACGTCGTCGCGGGGCGGGTCGTGCAGGCCGACCAGGCCGAGGAACTCCAGGTCCCGCTCCTCGGCCGTGTCGCCGCGGGCGACCGCCAGCACGCGCAGGCCCCGGTCGCTCATCCTGGCCAGTGCCTCGTCCACTCCGGGCACGGCGTGGCAGAGCGGCAGCACGGCGTCCGGGGCGCCCTTGAGAGGCAGCCGGCCGCCGGCCACGACGGAGGCGCGGCGCCGTACCGGATCGAACGGGAGGCGTGCGGTGACCTATTGGTCGTCCACGGCGGCGTGCAGGCGTAGCGCTTCGACGTGCAGGGCCACCTCCATGGGGTCGCCGACCGGTTTGCCGCCGCTCATGCGCCCGGTCGAGCTGAGGACGGCCGAGCGCAGCACCTCGGCGGGCGACGTGGCGGGTGACCACAGGTCGGCTATCGTCATCTCGTTGCGGGTGAGCGTGCCGGTCTTGTCGGTGCAGATGAACGTGGCCGAGCCCAGCGTCTCGACCGCTTCCAGGTGGCGTACCAGGGCGTTCTGGGCGGCCATCCGCTGGGCGGCCCGCGCCAGCGAGAGCGTGACCGTCGGCAGCAGCCCTTCGGGTACCAGCGCCACGGTGACGCCCAGCGCGAACAGGAAACTCTCCGCCGGCTCCATGCCCAGCAGCTGGGCCAGCGTCGTTCCTCAACCAGCCGCTCGACCTGCGGGACATGTGCCGGCGCCGCGACCCGCACCACCGGCGGGGGCACCCACAGATGATCATCAAGTTCGGCTACGGCCCGTACGTGGCCCGCAGCCCGCGCCGCCCGGCGGCCGAGCTGGTGGCCAGGTGACGGCTCAGCCCACCACGGGCTGCGACACCAGGGCGGGCGTGCCCAGCGTCGCCCCTGCGTCGGCACCTCCAGCAGGGACTTTCGGCCTTGATGCCGGGGCCGTCCGGCACTGCCTGCCACACCCGCCTCCCGACAGCCTCAGAGCTGAGAGCACGCCCTTCAGAACGGGAGACGGACCATGTCCGAGGGTTATGACGTCCTGCTGCGCGACGGCAGCATCGCCCATGTGCGCCGGCTGCATCCCGGCGACCGGGTGGCCCTGCACGAGCTGGTGGAGCGTTCGTCGGAACGCTCGGCCTACCTGCGCTTCTTCACCGGCGGCCGGAGCACCGCCCATGCCTACATGGATCGCATCACCTCCGGCGTCTACCGCGGGCACGCCCTGGTGGCGGCTCTGCGGGGCCGGCTGGTCGCGGTCGCGGAGTACGTCCCCATGGACGACGGCAAGGCCGACCTGGCCATCCTCATCGACGACGCCGTGCACGGCCACGGGCTGGGCACGCTGCTGCTCGAACACGTCGCGCTGGACGCGGCCGAGCACGAGGTGGACACGCTGGTCGCCGACGTGCTGGCCGAGAACCGGCCGATGATCCGGGTGCTGCACGACCTCGGTCTGGACGTGGCGCGGCGCTTCGAGGGTGGCATGATGCACCTCGACATCGCCGCTCGCCCCACGGCCCGGCTGCGGCAGGGCGTCGAGGCGCGCGATCACGAGGCTGCGCGAACGTCCCTGGCCCGGGTGCTCGCCCCTCGTTCGGTGGCCGTGATCGGCGCGAGCCGCAACGAGCGGGCGGTGGGCCACAAGGTGCTGCGTAATCTGCTCGACGGCGGCTTCGACGGGCCGATCCATCCGGTCAACCCGCACGCCGCCGAGGTGGCCGGGCTGGCCTGCCACGCCAAGGTTCCCGACGGCGTGGATCTGGCCGTAGTGGCCGTGCCCGCCCGGCACGTGCTGGAGGTGGCCAGGGATTGCGCGCAGGCCGGAGTCGCCGGGCTGATCGTGCTGACGTCGGGGTTCGCCGAGGCCGGGCAGCAGAGTGTGGAGGGCGAGCTGCTGCGGATCTGCCGTTCGGCGGGGATGCGGCTGGTCGGCCCGAACTGCCTGGGGGTGGTCAACACGGCGGCGCGGCTGAACGCCAGCTTCCTGCCGCACCGCCCGGTCCAGGGGAGGGTGGCGCTG
This window encodes:
- a CDS encoding universal stress protein, coding for MMAINVIVGFDGSPAAAAAIDVGAALFPQARVWITHLWTPPFASESLRRRLWTGAAELNAFIAAIEREGEAEARRLADRGVRLARTAGWNAEPLVRRAYGGEGLYFAQLAQELDADLVLVGSRGLGGAQAVLGSVSDMVVHYTPRPVLVVPHPLLSAEQAALESGPALIGWDGSPGAEAALAATQELFPGRDLTIVCVDGADIPSPSGSLPQSGGITLDRLDVAGGSGTPGRAVAEALSACGRSRDASVLVVGSRGRSAAREILMGSVAMATLHHAHRPVMVVPRPDQERE
- a CDS encoding cation transporting ATPase C-terminal domain-containing protein, which codes for MLLGPFAGLPLPLLPAQILWINLLTHGLPGVALGGEPTVPGAMTDPPRPPSQSTLGAGLWQRVIRIAVILTTVTLGIAIWAAATGRPWQSMAFFALGATQLGVALGSRTRPGTLANPMLLLAVAGAFILQLAALYLPPLRQLLSTQPLNAGDLLIVTALSVLGYAAARLDRILHPTPRPQEPQPAITEGDQQPSRAFRP
- a CDS encoding pyridoxamine 5'-phosphate oxidase family protein; this encodes MKLDSAGLQVLTHEECMRLLPSRPIGRIVFTDRALPAVQPVNFCLDEQDIVIRTAAGSKLAAATRHAVVAFEVDDFDPEARSGWSVTVVGYARVADDPAELARLESLPLTPWARGRDHFIVITAVEATGRRIQQPT
- a CDS encoding ATP-binding protein; translated protein: MTGAVLDGQDALRGELPEAHAARERGLDGARLDDFLLAVDEGVVNAVVHGGGAGRLSLWCGNGVLCCEVSDQGPGIPAWLLADVSLPLPALPRHLL
- the pflB gene encoding formate C-acetyltransferase, which codes for MIATDAWRGFRGVDWRSGVDVRAFIQANYTPYQGDDRFLTGPTERTRAVWEKVSALFPEERRRGILDADTTTPSSITAHAPGYIDRDRELIVGLQTDAPLKRAIMPAGGLRMVENGLAAYGHKLDPAVKDIFTKYRKTHNDGVFDAYTPEILAARRSGVITGLPDAYGRGRIIGDYRRVALYGVDRLIEAKQAELRSLDDADATDAVIRDREELAEQLRALEELKVMAASYGHDLSRPAATAHEAVQWLYFAYLAAIKEQNGAAMSLGRTSTFLDVYLQRDLTEGHITEERAQELVDDFVIKLRIVRFLRTPEYDQLFSGDPTWVTESIGGLGEDGRPLVTRTSYRYLQTLRNLGPAPEPNLTVFWSPRLPEPFKRFCAALSIETSAIQYESDELMRPRTGDDTAIACCVSAAPVGRQMQFFGARVNLAKTLLYAINGGHDEITGAQVGPAHPPLTGDVLDYEQVAKALDRMMDWLARTYVNALNIIHYMHDKYAYERLEMALHDYPVKRTLACGIAGLSVAADSLSAIKHARVKVIRDATGLAVDYHVEGDYPAYGNNDDRADAIAVDLVRSFMTKIREHRTYRGAEHTQSVLTITSNVVYGKHTGNTPDGRRAGEPFAPGANPSNGRDRHGLIASALSVAKLPYEQALDGISLTSTATPDGLGRTPGERVANLVGVLDGYFDAGGFHMNVNVLTRAVLLDAMEHPHRYPQLTVRVSGYAVNFVRLTPDQQRDVVNRTFHGSM
- the pflA gene encoding pyruvate formate-lyase-activating protein, translated to MNGSVSSWDLSVGVDGPGTRFVVFTAGCPLRCLYCQNPETWRMRDGRQVTAEEVMAEIGKYRRFISVAGGGVTISGGEPLLQPRFTAELLRRCHGSGLHTALDTSGLLGIRATDAMLADTDLVLLDIKSYDPATYRRLTGGPVEPTLRFARRLADLGRPTWVRFVLVPGLTDAPDNVDALARFVAGLGNVERVDVLPFHRMATAKYERLGLRFPLGDVAPPGQELLDRVHGQFRGHGVTSI